CGAACTGCAGAGGATACTCAGCATCGGCGGCGACCGCCAGTCGGGTAAAGCAAACAAGAATCCTATGGCCAACCGCTTTAAGCCCGTTGTTAAATTTCTTGGGCCATTCAGGCTTAAAAGCGGGGAAAAGCAAACCCATCATTTTACGCTTCCTCAATATATTGGCTCGGTAAAAGCAATGGTGATTGCCGGAGAAGAAGGCGCTTACGGGTTTGCTGAAAAGACAGTAAAGGTGAAGAAACCTTTAATGGTACTTGCAAGCCTGCCCCGGGTACTTGCCCCCGGCGAACAGATCAAGCTTCCTGTAACCGTTTTTGCGCTTGAAAATTCTGTAAAGAACGTTACTGTTCAGCTGCAATCTAATGCTTTCGCCCCTGTTAAAGCAACGAAAACAATACACTTCGCGAGGCCGGGCGAACAAATGGTATACTTTGATATAAACACAGGAAATTTTGAGGGTATTGGAAAAGTAAAGATAACTGCCCGCAGCGGAAGGGAAACATCGGCTTATGATGTAGAACTTGATGTAAGGAATCCGAATCCCCTGATAACGAAAGTCACAGAGAAAATCCTCGACGCAGGAGCATCCTGGAATACGTCCTTTAATACATTTGGAACTGCCGGAACAAACAGCGCATCACTTGAAGTGTCGTCCATCCCTCCTGTTAATCTTCAGCAGCGGCTGGGTTATCTTATCCGCTACCCGCATGGATGTGTGGAACAGGTAACCTCTTCGGTATTTCCTCAATTATACCTTTCCAGTCTTACAGATCTTTCATCTGTGAGAAAGGCGGAGGTATCCCGTAATATTAAGGCAGGGATTTTACGATTGGCTGGATTCCAGCTGCCAGATGGTGGCATGTCTTACTGGCCAGGTTCGGGAACCGCAGATGAATGGAGCACAAGCTACTCCGGTCATTTTATGATCGAAGCAGAAACGGCGGGCTATACACTTCCGCCAGCTTTCCTTCCGCAGTGGAAAAAGTTCCAGAGGTCTAAAGCTGTATCCTGGGCGCCTTCAACAACCGACTTCTATGGCGGCGATTTGCTGCAGGCTTATCGTCTTTATCTGCTTGCCCTGGCCCGTTCACCCGAGCTCGGCGCCATGAACCGGCTGCGTGAATTCAAATACATTTCACCAGCAGCTAAATGGCGATTAGCTGCGGCATACCGGATCGCCGGACAACCCGAAATCGCTGCTTCTCTTATAAAAGGGTTGCCCCTATCGATAAAGCCTTACCGGCAGTCATACGGCACCTTCGGGTCAGATCTCAGAGATGAAGCCATGATCCTGGAAACGCTTACGTTAATGAACATGAAACGGCAGTCGGCTGCTCTGGTACGTTCTATTGCGGCCCGGCTTTCGCAGCAAAGCTGGTACAGCACTCAATCAACTGCGTATGCATTGATTGCTGTTTCTAAGTATTGCGGCAACAATACTTCCGGGTCAAAACTTCAGTTTGCTTATGGACTAAATAACAGCAAAGGAAACGTGGATACGAAGTCGTTCCTCTGGCAGCAGCCGGCTGTGTTGAACACTTCAAAAAACAACGTAGCGATACGAAACAAGGGAAGAAACCGGCTTTTTGTACGCCTGATTACACAGGGAAAACCAGGCATAGGTCAGGAAACACCTTCCGAAAACAATCCCGACGTGTTAACGATGCGGGTTAGCTATTTCAGCCTTAACGGAAAACTGACTGACCCCTCAAAACTGAAGCAAGGCACAGACTTCGTAGCGCAGGTAAATATTTATAATCCCGGTAAACGCGGAAAATATACAAATATGGCTTTAACCCAGATCTTTCCTTCTGGCTGGGAAATCATCAATACCCGGCTGATGGATCAGGAAAGCATTTTCAGCTCATCACCCGCCGACTACCGGGATATCCGCGACGACAGAGTGAATACTTATTTCAGCATTGAAGAGGGAAAGGAGCTTACTTATTTTGTATTGCTGAATGCTTCGTATCCTGGCAGGTACTATCTTGCCCCCGTTTATTGCGAAGCGATGTACGACGGCAGCATTAACGCTTCAGTAAAGGGACAATGGGTAGAGGTTTTGCCGGAAAATTAACCCTGAGAAATAAGATCATGGCAGGGTTATCTGTATCCTGCCTCATTGCCTTTTGGCTTTGCCTTCCTGATCCACTGTTCACCCGTCCGGTTTCATTTGTTATTGAAGATAATAAAGGCGAGTTACTGGGAGCTTCGATTGCTGAAGACGGTCAATGGAGGTTTCCCCTGGCCGATTCAGTGCCTGATAAATTTAAAAAATGTATTACAGCGTTCGAAGATAAGCGCTTCAATATACATCCGGGGGTTGACCTGCTTTCCCTGGCAAGGGCAATACGACAAAACATAGCTGCAGGCAGGGTTGTGAGTGGTGGAAGTACTATCACGATGCAGGTGATCAGACTGGCGACAGGCTCAAAGCGAACAGTAGCCAATAAGATTCTCGAAAGCATCAGGGCAGTGCGGTTGGAAATGGCCTTCTCAAAGTCTGAAATTCTCGCGCTCTACGCTTCGAATGCACCGTTTGGGAGCAACGTAGTTGGACTGGAGGCCGCTTCATGGAGATATTTCGGGCGCGGCGCTGATCAGCTTTCCTGGGGCGAAACAGCCGCACTGGCAGTGTTGCCAAACGCGCCATCGCTTGTTCACCCCGGCAGAAACAGGAAGGTATTGCTTCAGAAGAGGAACCGGCTTATCAGCATACTCCGGCAGAAAGGCATTATAAACAGTACAGAAGAGAAACTGGCAAAGCTCGAGCCTGTGCCACAAAAGCCGATACCTCTTCCCCAGCTTGCGCCGCACCTGCTCGCCTTAGCGAAAAAAGATTACCACGCTGGAAAGCTGAACAGCAGCAGGATAAAGACCAGCGTTTCATTGCAGCTTCAGCAGCAGGTTGACGGCGTTCTCAACAATCATCACGAAAGATTGCTTGCCAACGGAGTAAATAACTTAGCTGCCCTGATCCTCGATATAGAAACAGGTAACGTACTGGCATACAATGGCAACATTTTCAGGCCGGAAAATAAAGAGATCGAAAGTCATGTCGATATTATTCAGGCAAGACGAAGTCCGGGCAGCATCCTTAAGCCTCTTTTATACGCTTCTATGCTTAGTGAAGGAATGCTGCTCCCAAACAGCCTTGTGCCGGACATCCCAACTCAGATTGCCGGATATCAGCCTAACAATTACGACCTCGGGTACGATGGAGCCGTGCCGGCGTCGAAAGCCCTGGCAAGGTCGCTCAATGTACCGGCGGTCAGGATGTTACGTCAATACAAGTACGAGCGATTCCACGACATTCTTAAAAAGCTGGGCATCACTACACTGAATCAGCCGCCAGACTTCTATGGTCTTTCGCTGATCCTCGGCGGAGGTGAGGTAAGCATGTGGGACATTGCCGGAGTGTACGCTGGGATGGCCCGCACGCTCATTCTCGGCTCCCAGGAAAGATCGCACCGGGCGATGTGGCATGCACCTCGCTACATCGCTGATACCCAGGACAAAGATCACATATCAAATGAGAGTGCCATGCTTCTGGACCGGGGAGCGATATGGAACACCTTCGAAGCCATGAATGAAGTAATGAGGCCGGGCGAAGAACAGTTATGGCAGCAGTTTGACTCATCTCAAAAGATAGCATGGAAGACAGGGACGAGTTTTGGATTCAGGGATGCCTGGGCTATTGGACTAAGCACAAAGTATGTGGTGGCTGTGTGGGCCGGCAACGCTGATGGAGAGGGTCGGCCAGGGCTTACAGGAATAGATGCCGCAGCACCTGTGTTATTTGACATTTTCCGCCTCCTTTCGTCATCAGCCGGCAAATGGTTTACTATGCCTGCTGCAGATATGGTTAAAATAGACGCATGCGCCGAAAGCGGGTTCAGGGCATCCGAACTATGTGTGCATAAGCAGGCTGAGTTTGTTCCCAAAGCAGGGCTCAAAGCGCCGGTTTGTCCCTATCATCGTTTGATACATCTGGATAAAAGTGAAAAATGGCAGGTTACAGACGACTGTATCCAGCCGTCGGATATGGTTCACAAAGCATGGTTTGTTCTCCCCCCCGCCATGGAGTATTATTATCAAAACAAAGATTTCCGGTATAAGCCCTTGCCGCCTTTCCGGCCGGGTTGTGTAGGCTCCGATGCTTCAGCCTCTTCTCCTATGGAAATGATATATCCAAAGGACAATGCGCGGATCTATGTTCCGTACGAATTAAGCGGAGCCAGAGGGCAGGTAATCTTTAACGCGGCTCACAGAAAGGCCGGTGAAACCATCTACTGGCATCTTGACGACGAGTACATCGGATCTACCAGCAACCTTCATCAGCTGGCTCTTACCCCTGCAGCAGGGAGACATACTATCACGCTTA
The window above is part of the Arcticibacter tournemirensis genome. Proteins encoded here:
- the pbpC gene encoding penicillin-binding protein 1C, which encodes MAGLSVSCLIAFWLCLPDPLFTRPVSFVIEDNKGELLGASIAEDGQWRFPLADSVPDKFKKCITAFEDKRFNIHPGVDLLSLARAIRQNIAAGRVVSGGSTITMQVIRLATGSKRTVANKILESIRAVRLEMAFSKSEILALYASNAPFGSNVVGLEAASWRYFGRGADQLSWGETAALAVLPNAPSLVHPGRNRKVLLQKRNRLISILRQKGIINSTEEKLAKLEPVPQKPIPLPQLAPHLLALAKKDYHAGKLNSSRIKTSVSLQLQQQVDGVLNNHHERLLANGVNNLAALILDIETGNVLAYNGNIFRPENKEIESHVDIIQARRSPGSILKPLLYASMLSEGMLLPNSLVPDIPTQIAGYQPNNYDLGYDGAVPASKALARSLNVPAVRMLRQYKYERFHDILKKLGITTLNQPPDFYGLSLILGGGEVSMWDIAGVYAGMARTLILGSQERSHRAMWHAPRYIADTQDKDHISNESAMLLDRGAIWNTFEAMNEVMRPGEEQLWQQFDSSQKIAWKTGTSFGFRDAWAIGLSTKYVVAVWAGNADGEGRPGLTGIDAAAPVLFDIFRLLSSSAGKWFTMPAADMVKIDACAESGFRASELCVHKQAEFVPKAGLKAPVCPYHRLIHLDKSEKWQVTDDCIQPSDMVHKAWFVLPPAMEYYYQNKDFRYKPLPPFRPGCVGSDASASSPMEMIYPKDNARIYVPYELSGARGQVIFNAAHRKAGETIYWHLDDEYIGSTSNLHQLALTPAAGRHTITLIDMEGNRLEQTFTILDKEKN